The Mesorhizobium sp. AR10 genome includes the window GCGACGCCGGTGACGATGAAGGACAGCGCCATCGGGTAGAGGTAGATCGGCCTCAGCATGCCTTCGCCGCGGATCTTCTGGTCGAGCAGGATCGCCAGGAACAGGCCGAGCGCCAGGCAGATGAAGATGTAGAGAAAGCCGAAAATGCCCATGTTGACGATCGATGTGTACCAGCTCGACGGGGGATCGCTCTCGAAGGTCCAGCGCCACAGTCGCTGATAGGCGCGCGGCCCGGTGAGCGCATAGGACGGGAAAGTCTTGGAGTTGGTGAAGGACAGGTAGATCGTCCACAGGATGAAGCCGTAGACGAAGACGACGGTGGCCGCGAAGCTTGGCGCCAGCACGATCTTCGGCAGTGCGTCCTGCAGGCGCGAACGCATGGAGGCACCAGGGCGGGCGTTATGCTCCGGTGTCAGCTTGATCTGGCTTGTCGCAACCGTACTCATGAGCTCCTCCCGTTCGGGCAGTCCGTCCTTCACCGCCGGGCGGGAGAACGGCCCCGTGCAGACGGGGTTTTGATCGACGCGAGGCCGACCATGTCAGCGGATTGGAAACCTTCCCCGCCGGAGCGGGGAAGGTCTCTTCGTGCGCGGTTCTTACTTGGCGTCGTCGATCGCCTTGACCAGTTCGGTCACGGCTTCGTCGGAGGTCTTGATCTGACCATGGACGAACTTCGAAACGACGTCCTTGTAAGCGTTGGCGACCGCCGGAGGTGCACCATAGCCCTGTGCGAGCGAACCGAACAGCGTGCCGCCTTCGTTGGCGGCCTTCAGATCGGCGATGCCCTTCTTGCCGCAAGCGTCGAAGTCGGTGTCCGGCACGTCGGTGCGGGCCGGAACCGAACCCTTGACGACGTTGAAGGCCGACTGGAAGCTCTTCGACAGTGTGGCGGTGGCCAACGCGGCCTGGGCGGCCTTGCGGTCGTCCGGAACGTTGAACATGCCGAACATGTCGGAGTTGTAGACCACTGAGCCGTCGGTGCCCGGGAAGCGGTAGCACAGGAAGTCGGTGCCCGGCGTTTTCTTGGCGGCGTTGAACTCGCCCTTGGCCCAGTCACCCATGACCTGCACCAGGGCATCGCCCTTGATGACCATGGCGGTGGCGAGGTTCCAGTCGCGGCCCGAGAAGTTCGGGTCGACATAGGTGACGAGCTTGGCGAGATTGTCGAACGACTTCTTCATCGTGTCGGACTTGAGCGATTCCTCGTCGAGGTCGTTGAAGGCCTTCTTGTAGAACTCAGGCCCGCCGGTCGAAAGCACGACCGAGTCGAACATCGTGGCTTCCTGCCAGTTCTGACCGCCGAGCGCGAGCGGGATGACACCCGCCGCCTTGGCCTTGTCGAGCAGCGCGACGAAGTCGTCGAAGGTCTTCGGCTCGGTGCCGCCGATCTTGTCCATCACCGCCTTGTTGATCCACAGCCAGTTGACCGAGTGGACGTTGACCGGAGCCGCGACCCACTTGCCGTCGTAGACGGAGAACTTCTGCAGGGCCGCCGGAACGGACTTGTCCCAGCCTTCCTTCTTGGCCGTTTCGGTCAGGTCGCCCATCACGCCGGCTGCGGCATAGTCGAGCACGGTGTAGCCGAGCATCTGTGAGGCGGTTGGGTAATTGCCCGCCGCGACCATCGCCTTCAGCGCGGTCATGGCAGAGTCACCGCCACCACCAGCCACCGGCACGTCCTTCCAGGCATAGCCTTCCTTGGACAGATCTTCCTTGAGCACGTTCAGAGCGGCTGCTTCGCCGCCCGACGTCCACCAATGCAGCATCTGGACTTCCTTGACGTCCTCGGCATGGGCCGCGAACACAAGACCCGATGCGAGAGCCGTTCCGATAAGCAGTTTGCGCAACATGTACTACCTCCCTTGTTGCAGTCACACGACCGGTGGATGCCCACCGGGGTTCTTCCAAACTCAGCCGACCCACCAACCGGTGCGCTGGCCGCGATGAAACTGGATTGTCTTTTCCTCGGTATAGTCCTCGACGGCGCGTTTTCCGAGTTCGCGTCCGAGACCGGACTGTTTGTAGCCTCCGAAAGGCAGCTCGGGATAACCTTCCATGAACGTATTCACCCAAACGGTTCCCGAACGCACACCCCGCGCCACCGACATGCAGGTGTCGATGCTGGCGCTCCACACACCCGCCGACAAACCATAGGGCGTGTTGTTGGCGATGTGCAACGCCTTTTCAACCGATTCAAAAGTCAGCACCGAGAGCACCGGCCCGAACACTTCTTCCCGCGCAATGGCCATGTCTTCGGTGACGCCGGAAATGATGGTCGGGTCAAGATACTGGCCGGCGCTCGAGGCCAACTGCTTGCCGCCGCTGTAAATCCGGCTGCCGTCACCTTCGGCCGCAGCGACAAAGCCGGCCACCTTTTCCAGATGCTCGGAGGAAATCATCGCACCGACCTTGGTCCGGTCGTCGAGCGGATCGCCGACAATCACCTTGGCGGTGAGCGCCTTGACCGCCGCGAGAAAGTCGTCGGCGATCGCCTCATGGACGATCAGCCGGCTGCCGGCGTTGCAGCATTCGCCAGCGTTGAAGAAACCGCCGAACACCGCCGCGTCGGCAGCCGCCTTGAGATCGGCATCCGGGAAGACGATCTGGCCGTTCTTGCCGCCGAGTTCCATCGATACTTTCTTCAGCGAATTTGCAGCCGCAGCCATGGTCATCTTGCCGACGCGGGTGGAGCCGGTGAACGACACCATCTCGACCAGCGGATGGCTGACCATCGGTGCGCCGACGTCGGCGCCCAGACCGGCAAGGATGTTGACGACGCCTTTCGGCAAGCCGGCCTGCATCAGGATATCGCCAAGCACGAAAGTCGAGGCCGACGTCATCTCGCTCGGCTTGACCACCGCCGTGCAGCCGGCGGCGAGTGCGAAGGGCAATTTCTGGCTGACGATGAGGAAGGGGAAATTCCATGGCGTGATGATCGAAACGACGCCAATCGGTTCGCGCAGCACGACGCCCAGCATGGCGTCGCCGAGGTTGGCGTAGCTGTCGCCGGAGAGCGTGCGGGCGAGGGATGCAGCATAGCGCCAGATGTCGACAGCGCCGCCGATCTCGCCGCGCGCCTGGGCGATCGGCTTGCCGGATTCCAGCGCATCGAGCCGGGCGATCTCGTCCAGCCGTCCCTCGATCAAGTCGGCCGTCTTGAGCAGGATGGCGGCGCGCTCGCCGGCCTTCATGCGCGGCCACGGACCGGTCTCGAAGGCCTTGTGCGCGGCAGCCACCGCGGCCTCGACTTCCGGCTCGCCGGCTTGGGCATAGTGCGAGACCGTGAAGCCATGGCCTGGGCTCTTGCGCTCCAGCATCCGGCCGTTGCGGGCTTCGACATGCTTGCCGTCGATCAGCAGCTTGTAGGTCGTCGGCGCTGCGGCAGCCTCTGACGGCATGGCGATGTTGAGGGGCAAATTCATGGTACTCGCTCGTCGCTCTAGGATCTTGAAAACGCTGGTTTCTGCTTGGCCTTGAATGCGTCGACGCCGGCCTTGAGATCGCCGGTCAGCGCGATGAAGCCGCTGGCCAGTGCCTCGACGGCGGCAGCGCTCTCTTCGCCTTCGGCGACCGCCATCATCAGCTTGGCGGCTTCGCTCGCGAGCGGACCGCGCTCGGCGATTTTTTCGCCCCAGGCCTTGGCGTCGTCGAACGCCTTGCCGGTCTCGACAACCCGATCGACAATGCCCAATGCAAGCGCATCGGCGGCCACAAGGACCTCTCCGCCGAGCGCCAGGCGGCGCACCGTCTGGGCACCGAAGCGCCGCACGGCGCGCTGCGTTCCGGACCAGCCGGGGACGACGCCGATCGACGTTTCCGGGAAACCCAATTTCACATGTGCTTCAGCGACGCGGAAGTCGCACGCGACCGCCAGTTCCAGGCCGCCGCCCAGCGCATGGCCCGACAGCACGGCGATTGTCGGCTGCCGCAGACGCGCCAGCCGGTCGAAAACGCGGTGGCCATAGCGCACCCACTGCACCTGGAAGTCGGCAGCACTCATTTGCGCCCAGGCCTCGACATCGCCACCGGCGCAGAAGCCCTTGCCTTCACCGCGGAGCAGCACGACGCGGACGCCGTCCGCGGCCTCCGCTTCGTCGAGCGCAGTCTCAAGCGCCCGCAGCATCGGGATATCGAGGGCGTTGAATTTCTCAGGGCGGCGCAGCGTGACGATGCCGATGGCGCCGTCGGTTTCAAAGGTGACGAGACGCTCAGACATGCCCGCCTCCAAGTGAAGCGCCGCCATTAAGCGACAGGCCGATCGGCTGATCCCGATAGAGGGCGGCCGGCGTCAGCTTGAGGTCCTTGGCGACACCGAGCGGAGTCTCGGCCTGCGCCAGCACATCGCGCTGAAGATCGATCCCCGGCGCCAGTTCGGTGACGACCAGTCCTTCCGGCGTCAGCTTCATCACGCAGCGCTCGGTGACGTAGGTGATATCCTGGCCCTGAGCGACCGCGCGCTTGCCCGAGAAGGAGATGTGTTCGACCTCGCCGACCACCTTCTTGACCTTGCCTTCGGCGTCGATGCGGATGCCGCCGTCAGCCAGCGAAAGCTTGGCGCCGGCATTGAAGAAACCGGAGAAAACAATCTTCTTTGCCCGCGCGGTGATGTCGACGAAACCGCCTGCGCCGGCGGTGACATGCGGCCGCGCCGAAAGCTTCGACACGTTGACAGAACCGTGGCGGTCGATCTGCAGGAAGGACAGCAGCGAAGCATCGAAGCCGCCGGCCTGAAAATAGATGAACTGGTGCGGCGAAGGCATGAAGGCGTCGGCATTCGACGAGCAGCCGAACTTGAAGTCGAGCAGCGGCACACCGCCGACCGCGCCTTGTTCGATCACCCACGTGACCTTGCCGTGCTGGCCTTCTTCGAGAAGGATGCGCGGCACGTTGGCGGAGATGCCGAAGCCGATGTTGACGGCCATGCCGTCGCGAAGTTCCATGGCGACGCGGCGGGCAATCACCTTCTGCACGTTCATCTCGGCATTGCGGAAGCTCGACAGCGGCCGGAAGATCTCACCCGAGATCGCCGGGTCGTAAGGCGTCAGCGTCGTCTGCAACTGATCTGGCGCGACGACGATATGGTCGACCAGAACGCCCGGCACGCGCACGTCATGCGGCTTCAGCGTGCCGTTCTCGACGACGCGCTTGACCTGCGCAATGACGACGCCGCCATTGTTGCGGGCGGCCAGTGCCTGCTCCAGGCCTCCGAGATAGGCGCCCTCATGCTCGTAGGTCAGGTTGCCGCGCTCGTCGGCTGATGTGGCACGGATGATCGAGACATGCGGTACGATGGAGCGGAAATAGAGCCATTCCTCGCCGTCGAACTGCTGCACCGAAACGATTGGCTCGCTGGCGGCGGCATTCATGGCACAGCCCTGGTGGCGCGGATCGGCGAAGGTGTCGAGGCCGACCTTGGTCAGCACGCCTGGCCGCTTGGCGGCGGCCTCGCGGTGCATGTCGAACAGGATGCCGGACGGGACATTGTAGGCGGCGACCGAATTGTCGCCGATCATCTTCCAGATCTGTGGCGGCTCAGAGGATGACGGGCCGGAGGGATAGGAGCCGCACAGCGTGCGCTTCAACAGGCCGGGCTTGGCCAGATGATCGATACCCCTAATGCCATACATGTCGCCGGCGGCGATCGGGTGCAGCGTCGTGATGTTCTTGGGATGACCTTCGGCGTCGAAGCGTTCGCCGATGGCGGCGAGCACCGCATCCGGGCAGCCGAGACCGCTCGACGATGAAACGGACACGACCATGCCGTCCTTGATCAGGCTGGCGGCCTGCGCTGCTGAGACGACCTTGCTCAAATTGCGCTCCCGAGTTTCGTGTCGATCGCCACCGCTTTGCCGGACTTCGCCGACTGCAATGCCGCTTCGGCTGATGCCAGCGACCAGACGCCGTCTTCACCGGTGGCGGACGGCTGGCCTTCGCCACGGATCGCCGCATGGAACTGGCGAAGGGACCTTGCATAGAGATTCTCGCGGTCGAAGCTCAGTTCCTCCTCGCCCTTTGCGGTGCGCAGCAGCACGGAGCCGACCGGCTTCTGGGTCATCACATTGGTGGCGATCAACGAGCCTTCCGAGCCATGCACCTCGAAGCCGGTGCCGGCGAATTTGGTGGTGAAGCCTTCATGCGACTGGGCAATGACGCCCGATTTGAAGCGCCAGATGCACATGACGCCGTCCTCCAGCCCGCCGCCGGCCATGCCCGCGGTCTGCGTGAAGGCCGAAATCTCCGAGGGATCGTCGCCAAGCACGAAGCGCAGCGTGTCGGCATCATGCACTGTGATGTCAAGCACCACGCCACCGCCGGCATCAGGCCTGGTGATACGCCAGCCCTGCAGGTTTTCCGGCAGGTAGACGGAATGGAAGACGCGCGCGGCGATCGGCTTGCCGATGCGGCCGGCGGCGATCGCCTCGCGCATGGCGCGATGCGATCCGGCATTGCGCAGGTGATGGTTGGTGCCGAGCACAACCCCTGCGGCTTTCGCGGCAGCAAGCATCCTGCGCGCATCGGCGCTGGTCAGCGCCAGCGGCTTTTCGCACAGCACATGTTTTCCCGCCTTGATGGCGGCCAATGCCTGTTCGAGATGCAATTCGTTTGTGGTCGAGATGTACACGGCGTCGATGTCTGATTTGAGCAGGCCGTCGAGCGTCGAGACAGCGAGCGGAATGTTGTTTTCGCCGGCATAGGAATTGGCGCGCTCCGGGCTGGAGCTCATCACCGCCGCGATCTCGCCATCGGCTTGAGCGCGGATGGCGCCGATCATGAATTGCTTATGCGATCGTGCTGGCGCCGATCAATCCCCATCTGATGCTCATGCGGCGTCTCCCAATCCCGCACGACGACTTCCTGCACCGCGATTGGGACCGCAGCTGTCCCTGACCACGAGGTTGACGGCGCCGATGTGGTCCTCGGCGCGCGTGGTGCGCGACTGAATCATCTTCAGCATGACATGGGCGGCGCGCTCGCCGAGGCCCGCAGAGT containing:
- a CDS encoding ABC transporter substrate-binding protein yields the protein MLRKLLIGTALASGLVFAAHAEDVKEVQMLHWWTSGGEAAALNVLKEDLSKEGYAWKDVPVAGGGGDSAMTALKAMVAAGNYPTASQMLGYTVLDYAAAGVMGDLTETAKKEGWDKSVPAALQKFSVYDGKWVAAPVNVHSVNWLWINKAVMDKIGGTEPKTFDDFVALLDKAKAAGVIPLALGGQNWQEATMFDSVVLSTGGPEFYKKAFNDLDEESLKSDTMKKSFDNLAKLVTYVDPNFSGRDWNLATAMVIKGDALVQVMGDWAKGEFNAAKKTPGTDFLCYRFPGTDGSVVYNSDMFGMFNVPDDRKAAQAALATATLSKSFQSAFNVVKGSVPARTDVPDTDFDACGKKGIADLKAANEGGTLFGSLAQGYGAPPAVANAYKDVVSKFVHGQIKTSDEAVTELVKAIDDAK
- a CDS encoding aldehyde dehydrogenase family protein, which encodes MNLPLNIAMPSEAAAAPTTYKLLIDGKHVEARNGRMLERKSPGHGFTVSHYAQAGEPEVEAAVAAAHKAFETGPWPRMKAGERAAILLKTADLIEGRLDEIARLDALESGKPIAQARGEIGGAVDIWRYAASLARTLSGDSYANLGDAMLGVVLREPIGVVSIITPWNFPFLIVSQKLPFALAAGCTAVVKPSEMTSASTFVLGDILMQAGLPKGVVNILAGLGADVGAPMVSHPLVEMVSFTGSTRVGKMTMAAAANSLKKVSMELGGKNGQIVFPDADLKAAADAAVFGGFFNAGECCNAGSRLIVHEAIADDFLAAVKALTAKVIVGDPLDDRTKVGAMISSEHLEKVAGFVAAAEGDGSRIYSGGKQLASSAGQYLDPTIISGVTEDMAIAREEVFGPVLSVLTFESVEKALHIANNTPYGLSAGVWSASIDTCMSVARGVRSGTVWVNTFMEGYPELPFGGYKQSGLGRELGKRAVEDYTEEKTIQFHRGQRTGWWVG
- a CDS encoding enoyl-CoA hydratase/isomerase family protein; its protein translation is MSERLVTFETDGAIGIVTLRRPEKFNALDIPMLRALETALDEAEAADGVRVVLLRGEGKGFCAGGDVEAWAQMSAADFQVQWVRYGHRVFDRLARLRQPTIAVLSGHALGGGLELAVACDFRVAEAHVKLGFPETSIGVVPGWSGTQRAVRRFGAQTVRRLALGGEVLVAADALALGIVDRVVETGKAFDDAKAWGEKIAERGPLASEAAKLMMAVAEGEESAAAVEALASGFIALTGDLKAGVDAFKAKQKPAFSRS
- a CDS encoding acyl CoA:acetate/3-ketoacid CoA transferase, whose translation is MSKVVSAAQAASLIKDGMVVSVSSSSGLGCPDAVLAAIGERFDAEGHPKNITTLHPIAAGDMYGIRGIDHLAKPGLLKRTLCGSYPSGPSSSEPPQIWKMIGDNSVAAYNVPSGILFDMHREAAAKRPGVLTKVGLDTFADPRHQGCAMNAAASEPIVSVQQFDGEEWLYFRSIVPHVSIIRATSADERGNLTYEHEGAYLGGLEQALAARNNGGVVIAQVKRVVENGTLKPHDVRVPGVLVDHIVVAPDQLQTTLTPYDPAISGEIFRPLSSFRNAEMNVQKVIARRVAMELRDGMAVNIGFGISANVPRILLEEGQHGKVTWVIEQGAVGGVPLLDFKFGCSSNADAFMPSPHQFIYFQAGGFDASLLSFLQIDRHGSVNVSKLSARPHVTAGAGGFVDITARAKKIVFSGFFNAGAKLSLADGGIRIDAEGKVKKVVGEVEHISFSGKRAVAQGQDITYVTERCVMKLTPEGLVVTELAPGIDLQRDVLAQAETPLGVAKDLKLTPAALYRDQPIGLSLNGGASLGGGHV